The following proteins come from a genomic window of Sardina pilchardus chromosome 1, fSarPil1.1, whole genome shotgun sequence:
- the LOC134079453 gene encoding uncharacterized protein LOC134079453 gives MDSQRIKEELNRLHAQNQDMKHIMQQLLRENLGRMQCTSSQTCFPACFQHQLFHPHHLHPHVAPVTLPEYNPAMLCGSLQPLRAGVASGQRDLLPSITPACAQQQQSCPSFPSLPAVTQGQDPVLMQRLLGDRRLSAIPQRCDPRPLGRKSLAGVDRAHPLMPLHHNRVPSGVANGSMAPAPPVTTKATGESQSNKPKQIKARRCIRTVRDAALKTSSHQDNMSNSDQNNGNDCQPPVAGEQGTGYGVCAGEQEQDTECVLDPHDFFQIPENLRLEALHVAEEIRLAGLRSNSVLSGNASASDRAGSSVGSLSPVDLRTPSALRALPFLNTPTPPIAHAVPAPPQTAKHQATDQSRFVSRLPRFKKKTASLSVATAVTEQKSVECLAVKEEVKACKEVKKKRVIVEKQPSNTQQTRELPELAKLAPVSCPEEAILQAFTLLRDEDWQQKIEGLTSIRSLSQHHAEVLLPRLHDVCLAVYQEVKNLRSMVSRAAMITLAHLHAHLGRGMDAEAEGTAQTLLPKAGEASSFIREDMELALGYMVHNVTPSRSMNALINAGLRHRNAAVRKTAAQFLERLAEVMGASRVLSGKKDLTDRFVRSISCLALDSAQEVRNIH, from the exons TTTCAGCATCAGCTGTTTCACCCTCACCATCTCCATCCTCATGTTGCGCCCGTGACGCTGCCAGAGTACAATCCCGCAATGCTCTGCGGCTCTCTCCAGCCCCTCAGAGCCGGCGTAGCGTCTGGTCAGCGTGACCTGTTGCCCTCCATCACCCCTGCGtgtgcccagcagcagcagtcctgCCCCTCATTCCCCTCTCTGCCCGCGGTGACCCAGGGCCAGGACCCGGTCCTGATGCAGCGGTTGCTAGGTGACAGGCGGCTGTCTGCAATTCCGCAACGATGTGATCCGCGTCCCCTAGGCAGGAAGAGTTTGGCCGGCGTCGATCGCGCTCACCCACTGATGCCGCTCCATCACAATAGAGTGCCGAGTGGCGTTGCCAATGGCAGCATGGCACCTGCTCCACCTGTCACCACCAAGGCAACGGGCGAAAGTCAAAGCAACAAGCCAAAGCAGATCAAGGCCAGGCGCTGTATCAGAACTGTCCGAGATGCTGCCCTGAAAACCAGCAGTCACCAGGACAACATGAGCAACAGTgaccaaaacaatggcaacgATTGTCAACCGCCGGTTGCAGGAGAGCAGGGAACAGGATACGGGGTGTGTGcaggagagcaggagcaggataCGGAGTGTGTGCTGGACCCCCACGACTTCTTCCAGATCCCCGAGAACCTCCGACTGGAGGCCCTGCATGTTGCTGAGGAGATCAGACTCGCAGGTCTCCGCAGTAACAGTGTCCTCAGTGGCAATGCCAGCGCTTCAGACCGTGCAGGCAGTTCTGTGGGCAGTCTCAGCCCTGTGGACCTCAGGACCCCGTCGGCACTGCGCGCCCTTCCCTTCCTCAacacccccactccacccatTGCCCATGCTGTCCCCGCCCCCCCACAGACAGCCAAGCACCAGGCAACCGATCAGAGCCGGTTCGTCAGTAGACTGCCCCGCTTCAAAAAGAAGACAGCTTCACTTAGTGTGGCCACTGCTGTGACAG agcaaaagtccgtGGAGTGTCTGGCAGTGAAAGAGGAAGTGAAGGCGTGTAAGGAGGtaaagaagaagagagtgatAGTGGAGAAACAACCCAGCAACACCCAGCAGACCAGGGAGCTCCCAGAGCTGGCCAAACTGGCCCCTGTGTCCTGCCCAGAGGAGGCCATCCTGCAGGCCTTCACACTGCTCAGAGACGAGGACTG GCAACAGAAGATCGAGGGTCTGACCTCCATCAGGTCTCTGTCCCAGCACCACGCTGAGGTGCTGCTGCCCAGGCTGCATGACGTGTGTCTGGCCGTCTACCAAGAG GTGAAGAACCTGCGCTCTATGGTGTCCCGTGCTGCTATGATCACGCTGGCCCACCTGCATGCTCACCTGGGGCGAGGCATGGACGCGGAGGCCGAGGGCACAGCCCAGACGCTGCTCCCTAAAGCAGGAGAGGCCAGCAGCTTCATCAGGGAGGACATGGAGCTGGCACTGGGGTACATGGTGCACAACGTCACCCCCTCTCGCAGCATGAACGCCCTCATCAACGCTGGACTCAg GCACCGTAACGCGGCCGTGAGGAAGACCGCCGCACAGTTCCTGGAGAGACTGGCAGAGGTCATGGGGGCATCTCGCGTCCTGTCTGGCAAAAAGGACCTGACTGACCGCTTCGTCCGGTCCATCAGCTGCCTGGCCCTCGATAGTGCACAGGAAGTTCG aAATATTCATTGA